GATGGGGGGATCGCTATGGGGTGGGGACAGGGGGAGCGCGCGCTTCTGATGGGGGCCGCGACCTGCCCGCATCGGAGGAGAGGGGCGCCCTGGGATCAATAGGAGAGGGCAGCTCGACGCCTGGTCAGCAGGACGTGGGCGAAGGACTCCGTGCGCAGGAGGGCGCGGACCTGCTGGCGGGCGGCCCGGGCGCGGAGGGCGCGGTGCTTGGTCGCGCCGCGGGTGAGGTAGGAGTGCCGGCGCTTCGCGTCCCGGCCATCCCGGTGCAGGATCGAGTTCCAGTGATCGTCGTAGCTCCACCACTGCCGGATCGTGCGCGCCATGGGGGTTCCCTCCTGTGCAGGCCAAAGGATAACGCAGGTGGCCGCGCGAGGGAAGCCACATCTGGCAAGGGGCAGATCAGTGAGCGTACATCCCGTTGTAGAGGCGGTGGCATCACGCCTGTTCCTCCACGCGATCGAACTCTCTACTATAGGCCCGCAGCCGCCCCTGGTCGGAGCATGCGCAACAAAGCCCGCGGCGCGGGAGGTCGCTCCACAACGAGGGGCGAGGCCCCAGCCGGCTCCAGCGGTGCGTGTTCCGTATGGCATCCCACGCCCCCTGGGGGGTCGCCGCGTGGACGCTGAGCGATTGCCCGCAGTTCGTGCAGAAAAACGTGTAGCAGTGCTCCCGGCGCGGGATCCCTGCCGCGTGGCGGGCCAGCAGGGATAGCGGCTTGCCCTCGCTCAGGCGGCGCAGGCCCTTCTCCGCGATCTGGCGCACTCGTTCCCGCCCAATGTCCTCCGCCGCCCCCACCATCTCCAGGGTCCAGTCCGCTTCTGGCGACGCATCCGGCGGCGGCGTGAAGCCGTACAGCCGTTGCAGCACCGAACGCTGACGCTCGGGCAGCATTTCCAGTGCGAGATCCACGGTAACGCGCTGCTCACGCCTGGCAAGCACCTCGTCCGGCCCCGGAAGAGTGCAGGTGCGCTCCCCCACCCCCATCCGGCCCAAGTCAGCCGCGTCGAAGCAGCCTTCCCCCGCCGCGCGCTCCACCGCCAACACCGCAGCGGGCCACAGCTCGTCCGCCCCCACCCCGTGATAGTCCACGATCTTTTGAGCCGAAGGCCGCAGTTCGCCCGTTCCCCTGGCGAATGGGGCCAGCCGCAGCCCCTCGTAGTCCAGGTACAGCTGGTAGGCGATCCCTACCGCGGCCGCGAACGCCCGGGGAGACAGCCCGAGCTGCTCCCGCCGCTCGATCAGCTGGTTATTGCGCAGCCGCACCGTCACCCGGAAATCCTTGATACGCTTGGTCATCATGCCCCCATTCTACACGGTTGCGCCGCGTTTGTCAAGCGGTGTGGGGGTCAGTCGCCGGCGCAGCCAGGAGCCTGCCGGTGGATGGGAGAGGTGCCATGGCAGGCGACGAACCGGGCCACGTAGCCGGCGCCCACGTCCTCCAGCCCCTTCAGGAAGGGGAAAAAGTGGGGGTCGCCGTGGAGACCGAGCATGCCGCTCTGGACGCCCTCCTCGCGCTGGAGGATGAGGCCCACGAGGTACCCCCTCACCAGGTCCTGCAGCATCCTGCCCATGCTCCCCTGCATGTCGGCGCGCTCGGTAGACGACAGCTTTCCATTCCCCAGCCGATCCCGCGCGCGATCCACGGAGTCGGTGAACTCCGCGGCCAGCAGCTCCGCGGCCTGCCGCACCTGTTCCGACCGTGGAGCGGGCAGGAGCCCCGCCTCCAGCTCCTCCACGCGCCGGGTCAGGCGCGCGACCTCCGCCGCCAGCGCCGCCTTCGTCTCCTTCTGCTGTGCCATGGCAATCCCTCCTTCGTTGGGTTGCGATCGTTTGTCAATTAGGCTCGGTGGCATGCCACGCACCTCGCGCACACGTGTTCGCTGCTGGGCCTCGCGGCCAGCGAACGCCACCCGACGGACCGCTCGATCCCGGTGCCCATCTGGTGCCCAGACCCCGGGGTTGGGACTTTCAAAGGAATCCCACTTCCTTTATTGGGGAACCTCATCACGATCCAGCACAGCTTCGATGGCCCCACGTTGGGATTTTAATAGAAATCCCACTTCTCTTGCTGTGGCACGTCTCGCGCGGCATTCTGACCGGCGAGGCCGGTTGGGATTTCAAAGAGATCCCACTTCTCTTGTCAGCTCCACCGCGGCTCAGGACGGTACCGAGGATCCCTCGCCAGTTGGGATTTCTGAAGAATCCCACTTCTCTTGTCGGTATCCTCTCGCGGATAGCCCGCTCATCCCGCTTTGTTGGGATTGAAAAGGAATCCCACTTCCGTTGTTTGGTTCACGGGTGACTTCCGTTTGATGCGCCTACGTTCGTTGGGACTGCGGAGAGATCCCACTTCTCTTGTCGCCTCCTGTCATCAGCCCACCACAGTCGAGCCCTACCTGGTTGGGATTTCAAAGATATCCCACTTCTATTGCTGGCCGCAGCACCATCATTGTCTTGCCCACGCCACCCGCGCCAATGTTTGGATCGAAAAAGAATCCAACTTCTCTTGCTGGTCCCCACGGTTGCCGCGTGGTCCGAGTTTTCCGAGTCTATGTTTGGATCGAAAAAGAATCCAACTTCTCTTGCTGGGCGAGCGTAGCGGCGAAGTGGACGCTCCTGCCGAAGCGTTGGGACTTCAGAGGAATCCCACTTCCATTGCTTGGAGAAAGTGGAGGATACAGCGCTCGTCGTGCTCCCTGTTGGGACTTCGTTTGGACTTCAAAGAGTCCCACTTCTATTACTTGGCCGTGTGCGCGAGCATGCGGGGAGGCGGCGTTGGGATTTTCAAGGAATCCCACTTCCGTGATCCGCCGCGCGGAGCACGGGACCGCTCGCGTTCCATTACTGCTTCTTGGGAATCAGAAGGAATCCCACTTCTCTTGTCTGCACGGGGGGAGCGGGATCGTGCGTTTGGATTGGAAAAGAATCCAACTTCTATTGTCAAAGAGCTACGATCTCGTAGCTGCCGCGATCACTCCGTCGGGGGCTGCGCGGGGCTGCCCGCCTCCGGGAGCCGCTTCTTGTGCCGCCCGCGCTTCGCCCACTTCGCCTGGCGCGGCTGGCGCGACACCTCCTTGCCGGCCGCCTTCGCGTGCAGGGCCAGCATGTTGCGCACCGCGTTGGCGTCCTGATCCCAGGTGCTCCCGCAGTTCTCGCAGGTGTGGTCGACCTGGGGTGCCGCATCCCAGCGCCCCTCGTGCCCGCAGACGTGGCAGCGCTGGGTGGTCATGGCCGGGTCGATCTTGACCACGCGCCCCCCCCGCGCGTGGAACGCCTGGGTCAGTGCCAGGCACAGCTCGGAGGTGGCCGCCGCCCGCTGCTGCCAGCGCGCCTCCTTGATCTCGGCCTCCTCCGCGGCCAGCGGCTTGTGCTTCTGGGTCGCCCGCTTGTCGAACGCCTCCAGGACCAGCGTGTCGTAGCGCGTGGCCAGATCGCAGGCCAGTCGGCGGTACTGATCCAGGCGCCGCCGCATGCTCTTCGCGCGCTGGTGCTCCTCCCATTGCCAGAGGTGGCGGTCCTGGGATCCCCACGCCTCCAGCAGCGAGAAGCCCTGCTCATCGCCGTCCCACCGCTCGTCGCGCCACGCGCGCAGCAACGCGGAGAACCGCCGGGGGCTGCGCCACTGGGCCAGCCCCACCGTCTCCTCCCGGAACCACTCCGGGAGCCCCGTCCGCTCCATCCAGGCCCGCATCTCGGCGATCATCGCGTTCTGCCGCTTGTCCCGGATCGACGCCAGGTCCTCCACCTTGCGCAGGCCCGACACCACCGCGGACACGCCAGGCGGGATGCGCTCGCGCGCTCGTCCAACGCCGCCGCCACCGCCCGCTGGGCCATGCGCCGGTCGATCTCAATCTCCTTGTGCGCGTTCTTGTAGTCGTGCGTCTTGCGCATCACCGCGTCCACCAGGTCAGCTTCGCGCGTGGGAGGCCGCAGCCCGTACACGTACACCTTCGTTTTCATCGATGGACCTCCTTGTCGATGCCGCGCC
The bacterium genome window above contains:
- a CDS encoding sigma factor-like helix-turn-helix DNA-binding protein; this encodes MMTKRIKDFRVTVRLRNNQLIERREQLGLSPRAFAAAVGIAYQLYLDYEGLRLAPFARGTGELRPSAQKIVDYHGVGADELWPAAVLAVERAAGEGCFDAADLGRMGVGERTCTLPGPDEVLARREQRVTVDLALEMLPERQRSVLQRLYGFTPPPDASPEADWTLEMVGAAEDIGRERVRQIAEKGLRRLSEGKPLSLLARHAAGIPRREHCYTFFCTNCGQSLSVHAATPQGAWDAIRNTHRWSRLGPRPSLWSDLPRRGLCCACSDQGRLRAYSREFDRVEEQA
- a CDS encoding zinc ribbon domain-containing protein, with the protein product MEDLASIRDKRQNAMIAEMRAWMERTGLPEWFREETVGLAQWRSPRRFSALLRAWRDERWDGDEQGFSLLEAWGSQDRHLWQWEEHQRAKSMRRRLDQYRRLACDLATRYDTLVLEAFDKRATQKHKPLAAEEAEIKEARWQQRAAATSELCLALTQAFHARGGRVVKIDPAMTTQRCHVCGHEGRWDAAPQVDHTCENCGSTWDQDANAVRNMLALHAKAAGKEVSRQPRQAKWAKRGRHKKRLPEAGSPAQPPTE